One Stenotrophomonas sp. SAU14A_NAIMI4_5 DNA segment encodes these proteins:
- the ispD gene encoding 2-C-methyl-D-erythritol 4-phosphate cytidylyltransferase has product MSAAIWAVVPAAGRGTRFGAPLPKQYLQAGGQILLAHTLGALLAHPAVAGAMVVIGEDDADWPGWTEWSGKPVLTCIGGATRAASVLAGLQALPDSVRADEFVLVHDAARPNLSLADLGRLLEVGRADPVGAILAAPVRDTLKRAGDDGGIDGTEPRERLWRALTPQLFRRHQLIRALAAAAASGVDVTDDAMAMERQGQRPLLVEGSEDNFKVTTPADLDRFEFVLSRRAG; this is encoded by the coding sequence GTGAGCGCGGCCATCTGGGCGGTCGTCCCGGCTGCCGGTCGCGGCACCCGTTTCGGCGCGCCGCTGCCCAAGCAGTACCTGCAGGCGGGCGGGCAGATCCTGCTCGCCCACACCCTGGGTGCGCTGCTGGCGCACCCGGCGGTGGCCGGGGCGATGGTGGTCATCGGCGAGGACGATGCGGATTGGCCGGGCTGGACCGAGTGGTCAGGCAAGCCGGTGCTGACCTGCATCGGTGGTGCGACCCGCGCCGCCTCGGTGCTGGCCGGTCTGCAGGCCCTGCCGGACAGTGTGCGTGCCGACGAGTTCGTGCTGGTGCACGATGCCGCGCGGCCCAACCTGTCGCTGGCTGACCTCGGTCGCCTGCTGGAAGTGGGGCGTGCCGATCCGGTCGGCGCGATCCTTGCCGCACCCGTGCGCGATACCCTCAAGCGTGCCGGCGACGATGGTGGCATCGATGGCACCGAACCGCGCGAGCGCCTGTGGCGCGCGCTGACCCCGCAGCTGTTCCGTCGCCACCAGCTCATCCGCGCGCTGGCCGCTGCGGCCGCCAGCGGTGTCGACGTCACCGACGATGCCATGGCCATGGAGCGCCAGGGCCAGCGTCCGCTGCTGGTGGAAGGCAGCGAGGACAATTTCAAGGTCACCACGCCGGCCGACCTCGACCGTTTCGAATTCGTACTTTCCCGCCGCGCCGGCTGA
- a CDS encoding YqaA family protein: MKIFGPLYERAMKWAAHERAPTYLTVLSFFEAIIFPVMPEVMLAPMCVAQPKRGWWFATLSLAGSMVGAVVGYALGHFAFEAIKPLFEALGMLPAIEQGIATVQAKMAESPWAVFTFLVLGGFMPIPMKVFTWASGIVGVPMPQYLLSMLIGRGKRVYVLAAVIRIGGARAEAALRRWIEPLGWIATVLVVGLVAWLVWRSKFA; the protein is encoded by the coding sequence ATGAAGATTTTCGGGCCGCTGTACGAGCGGGCGATGAAGTGGGCGGCGCACGAACGCGCGCCGACCTACCTGACGGTATTGAGTTTCTTCGAAGCCATCATCTTCCCGGTCATGCCGGAAGTGATGCTGGCGCCGATGTGCGTGGCCCAGCCCAAGCGCGGCTGGTGGTTCGCCACGCTCAGCCTTGCCGGCTCCATGGTCGGCGCGGTGGTCGGCTACGCGCTGGGTCATTTCGCGTTCGAAGCGATCAAGCCGCTGTTCGAGGCGCTGGGCATGCTGCCGGCCATCGAGCAGGGCATCGCCACGGTGCAGGCCAAGATGGCCGAGTCGCCGTGGGCGGTGTTCACCTTCCTGGTGCTGGGCGGCTTCATGCCCATCCCGATGAAGGTCTTCACGTGGGCTTCGGGTATCGTCGGCGTGCCGATGCCACAGTACCTGCTGAGCATGTTGATCGGCCGCGGCAAGCGCGTGTACGTGCTGGCTGCGGTCATCCGCATCGGCGGTGCGCGTGCCGAAGCGGCGCTGCGTCGCTGGATTGAACCGCTGGGCTGGATCGCCACCGTACTGGTGGTGGGGCTGGTTGCCTGGCTTGTATGGAGGTCGAAGTTCGCATGA
- a CDS encoding peptidoglycan DD-metalloendopeptidase family protein → MSADRLSKGVRVGALALLVSTLAACGTATVVRPGGSSGGSTVSTPKASVPKPGQTVVVRKGDTIYALARIHDITPADLIAWNRLDNPSQIYPGQVIRLYPAGATGGRAPTTVVTPPRGSAGTTTPAPAPVATAPVGPVKSNIDWRWPADGAIVGRYVAGDATKQGVDIAGTSGAAVRATANGVVVYSGAGLVGYGELIIIKHSDQWLSAYGHNRKRLVNEGQNVKAGEQIAEMGRTGANRDMLHFEIRYNGKPVDPQQYLPAR, encoded by the coding sequence ATGAGTGCAGATCGTCTGAGCAAGGGAGTGCGCGTCGGCGCGCTGGCGTTGCTGGTATCCACCCTGGCCGCCTGTGGCACCGCCACCGTCGTCCGCCCCGGCGGCAGCAGCGGTGGCAGCACTGTCAGCACGCCGAAGGCCTCGGTGCCCAAGCCCGGGCAGACCGTGGTCGTGCGCAAGGGCGACACGATCTATGCGCTGGCCCGCATCCATGACATCACTCCGGCCGACCTGATCGCCTGGAACCGCCTGGACAACCCGTCGCAGATCTATCCGGGCCAGGTCATCCGCCTGTACCCGGCCGGTGCCACCGGCGGTCGCGCGCCGACCACGGTGGTGACCCCGCCGCGCGGCAGCGCAGGCACGACCACCCCGGCGCCTGCGCCGGTGGCGACGGCCCCGGTAGGGCCGGTGAAGAGCAACATCGACTGGCGCTGGCCGGCCGATGGCGCGATCGTCGGCCGCTACGTGGCCGGTGACGCGACCAAGCAGGGCGTGGACATCGCCGGCACCAGCGGCGCCGCCGTGCGCGCCACCGCCAACGGCGTGGTGGTGTATTCCGGTGCCGGCCTGGTCGGCTACGGTGAGCTGATCATCATCAAGCACAGCGACCAGTGGCTGTCGGCCTATGGCCACAACCGCAAGCGCCTGGTCAACGAAGGCCAGAACGTCAAGGCGGGCGAGCAGATCGCCGAGATGGGCCGCACCGGTGCGAACCGCGACATGCTGCACTTCGAGATTCGCTACAACGGCAAGCCGGTCGACCCGCAGCAATACCTGCCGGCACGTTGA
- the ispF gene encoding 2-C-methyl-D-erythritol 2,4-cyclodiphosphate synthase, with amino-acid sequence MSTAPFPPVRIGQGYDVHAFGEGDHIMLGGIRVAHSCGVLAHSDGDVILHALCDAMLGAIALGDIGQHFPPSDDRWKGADSSDFVRHCDSLLRERGWRVGNTDITVICERPKVGPHALAMRERIGGLLQLPLDAVSVKATTSEKLGFTGRGEGIAAQAVVLLVAA; translated from the coding sequence ATGAGCACCGCTCCGTTCCCGCCCGTCCGCATCGGCCAGGGCTACGACGTCCATGCCTTCGGTGAAGGCGACCACATCATGCTCGGCGGCATCCGCGTGGCGCACAGCTGCGGCGTGCTGGCCCACAGCGATGGCGACGTCATCCTGCACGCGCTGTGCGATGCCATGCTCGGCGCCATCGCGCTGGGCGATATCGGCCAGCACTTCCCGCCCAGCGACGACCGCTGGAAGGGCGCCGACAGCAGTGATTTCGTCCGCCATTGCGACAGCCTGCTGCGCGAACGCGGCTGGCGCGTCGGCAACACCGACATCACCGTCATCTGCGAGCGGCCCAAGGTCGGCCCGCATGCGCTGGCCATGCGCGAACGCATCGGCGGCCTGCTGCAGCTGCCGCTGGACGCGGTCAGCGTCAAGGCCACCACCTCGGAGAAGCTCGGCTTCACCGGCCGTGGCGAGGGCATCGCCGCGCAGGCCGTGGTCCTGCTGGTGGCGGCATGA
- a CDS encoding Smr/MutS family protein → MSHPEDEDPAALFRSAIGEVKPLRKEVEPAPSAPKPKPRARMAERDEAEAAGEFARLLRDSSPLEAGDTASYRRDNLPPRMFQRLKRGQYSVQDELDLHGATAAQAETLLRQFLLEAHAHEYGCVRIIHGKGLQSDGGAPVLKNLVDRLLRLRNDVLAFHSAPTGQGGTGAVLVLLARR, encoded by the coding sequence ATGTCGCACCCTGAAGATGAAGATCCGGCCGCCCTGTTCCGCTCGGCCATCGGCGAAGTGAAGCCGCTGCGCAAGGAGGTCGAGCCGGCACCGTCCGCGCCGAAACCGAAGCCACGCGCACGCATGGCCGAACGCGACGAAGCCGAGGCCGCGGGCGAGTTCGCCCGCCTGCTGCGCGACAGCAGCCCGCTGGAAGCCGGCGACACCGCCAGCTACCGCCGCGACAACCTGCCGCCGCGGATGTTCCAGCGCCTGAAGCGCGGCCAGTATTCGGTACAGGACGAGCTGGACCTGCACGGCGCCACCGCCGCGCAGGCCGAAACGCTGCTGCGCCAGTTCCTGCTGGAAGCGCACGCGCACGAGTACGGCTGCGTGCGCATCATCCACGGCAAGGGCCTGCAGTCCGATGGCGGCGCGCCGGTGTTGAAGAACCTGGTCGACCGCCTGCTGCGGCTGCGCAACGACGTGCTCGCGTTCCACTCGGCACCGACCGGCCAGGGCGGCACTGGCGCAGTGCTGGTGCTGCTGGCACGGCGCTGA
- the eno gene encoding phosphopyruvate hydratase — translation MSTIRSIHAREILDSRGNPTLEAEVILEDGSFGRAAVPSGASTGTKEAVELRDGDKTRYLGKGVRKAVENVNGAIANALKDFEAVDQAGLDRRLIDLDGTENKGRLGANALLAVSMAAAHAAAASSKQALWQYLAAKTGATPSLPVPMMNIINGGAHADNNVDFQEFMVLPVGFTSFSEALRAGTEIFHSLKSVLKSHGLSTAVGDEGGFAPDFRSNVEALDTILEAIGKAGYTAGEDVLLGLDVASSEFFENGKYNLVGENKRLTSEQFVDFLADWAAQYPIITIEDGLAENDWAGWKLLTDRIGKKVQLVGDDLFVTNPKIFQEGIDSGTANAILIKVNQIGTLSETLEAIAMADRAGYAAVVSHRSGETEDTTIADISVATTATQIKTGSLCRSDRVAKYNQLLRIEEALGASARYAGRDAFVSLKR, via the coding sequence ATGAGTACGATCCGCAGCATCCACGCCCGTGAAATCCTCGACAGCCGTGGCAACCCCACGCTGGAAGCCGAAGTCATCCTGGAGGACGGTTCGTTCGGTCGCGCCGCGGTTCCCTCCGGCGCCTCGACCGGCACCAAGGAAGCGGTCGAGCTGCGTGACGGCGACAAGACCCGTTACCTGGGCAAGGGCGTGCGCAAGGCCGTTGAGAACGTCAACGGCGCCATCGCCAACGCACTGAAGGACTTCGAAGCCGTCGACCAGGCCGGCCTGGATCGTCGCCTGATCGATCTGGACGGCACCGAGAACAAGGGCCGCCTGGGCGCCAACGCGCTGCTGGCCGTGTCGATGGCCGCCGCACATGCCGCCGCCGCCTCCAGCAAGCAGGCCCTGTGGCAGTACCTGGCCGCCAAGACCGGTGCGACCCCGTCGCTGCCGGTGCCGATGATGAACATCATCAACGGCGGCGCCCACGCCGACAACAACGTCGACTTCCAGGAATTCATGGTGCTGCCGGTGGGCTTCACCTCGTTCTCCGAAGCCCTGCGTGCCGGCACCGAAATCTTCCATTCGCTGAAGTCCGTGCTGAAGAGCCACGGCCTGAGCACCGCCGTGGGCGACGAAGGCGGCTTCGCGCCGGACTTCCGCAGCAACGTCGAAGCGCTGGACACCATCCTCGAAGCCATCGGCAAGGCTGGCTACACCGCCGGTGAAGACGTGCTGCTGGGCCTGGACGTGGCCTCCAGCGAATTCTTCGAGAACGGCAAGTACAACCTGGTGGGCGAGAACAAGCGCCTGACCTCCGAGCAGTTCGTCGACTTCCTCGCCGACTGGGCCGCGCAGTACCCGATCATCACGATCGAAGACGGCCTGGCCGAGAACGACTGGGCCGGCTGGAAGCTGCTGACCGACCGCATCGGCAAGAAGGTGCAGCTGGTGGGCGACGATCTGTTCGTCACCAACCCGAAGATCTTCCAGGAAGGCATCGACTCGGGCACCGCCAACGCGATCCTGATCAAGGTCAACCAGATCGGCACCCTGAGCGAAACCCTGGAAGCGATCGCCATGGCCGACCGTGCCGGCTACGCCGCCGTGGTCTCGCACCGTTCGGGCGAAACCGAAGACACCACCATCGCCGACATCTCGGTGGCCACCACCGCCACCCAGATCAAGACCGGTTCGCTGTGCCGCAGCGATCGCGTGGCCAAGTACAACCAGCTGCTGCGCATCGAGGAAGCCCTCGGCGCCAGCGCGCGTTACGCCGGTCGTGACGCGTTCGTGTCGCTGAAGCGCTGA
- a CDS encoding Mth938-like domain-containing protein, whose translation MQLNHEPPDYAYSLRAADGRSAKVNDQVLGQSFFLTPDQLVAQWPVRQAADLQLADIEAILALNPALIVLGTGDRQVFPPAAVMAACLSRGIGLEVMNNPAAARTFNILAGEGRKVAAAFILEG comes from the coding sequence ATGCAGCTGAACCACGAACCGCCCGATTACGCCTACAGCCTGCGCGCTGCCGACGGCCGCTCGGCCAAGGTCAACGACCAGGTACTGGGGCAGAGCTTCTTCCTGACCCCCGACCAGCTGGTCGCGCAGTGGCCGGTGCGCCAGGCCGCGGACCTGCAGCTGGCCGACATCGAAGCGATTCTTGCGCTGAATCCGGCGCTGATCGTCCTGGGCACCGGCGACCGCCAGGTGTTTCCGCCGGCCGCGGTGATGGCCGCCTGCCTGTCGCGTGGCATCGGCCTGGAAGTGATGAACAACCCGGCCGCCGCGCGCACGTTCAACATCCTTGCCGGCGAAGGCCGCAAGGTCGCCGCCGCCTTCATTCTGGAAGGTTGA
- the surE gene encoding 5'/3'-nucleotidase SurE, which yields MRILVSNDDGVDAAGIRMLAAVLREAGHEVTVVAPDRDRSGASNSLTLDLPIRLKRIDHYTVSVAGTPTDCVHLALTGLLEFEPDIVVSGINNAANLGDDVIYSGTVSAAMEGRFLGLPAVAVSLVTRNHDPKHFETAARAAVEIVARLKADPLPADTILNVNVPDLPWNEVKGFEVTRLGNRHRAEGCIAQKDPRGNEVYWIGPAGREQDSGPGTDFHAVRTGHISITPIQVDLTRYQALEKVASWVGGLSAALDQPA from the coding sequence ATGCGCATCCTGGTCAGTAACGATGATGGCGTCGACGCCGCAGGCATCCGGATGCTTGCCGCCGTGCTGCGCGAGGCCGGCCATGAAGTGACGGTGGTCGCACCCGACCGCGATCGTTCCGGTGCCAGCAATTCGTTGACGCTGGACCTGCCGATCCGGCTCAAGCGCATCGACCACTACACCGTCTCGGTGGCCGGTACCCCGACCGACTGCGTGCACCTGGCGCTGACCGGCCTGCTCGAATTCGAACCTGACATTGTCGTTTCCGGCATCAACAACGCCGCCAACCTTGGCGATGACGTCATCTACTCGGGCACCGTCTCGGCGGCGATGGAAGGTCGCTTCCTCGGCCTGCCGGCGGTGGCCGTGTCGCTGGTCACCCGCAACCACGACCCGAAGCACTTCGAGACCGCCGCGCGTGCCGCGGTGGAGATCGTCGCCCGGCTGAAGGCCGATCCGCTGCCGGCCGACACCATCCTCAACGTCAACGTGCCCGACCTGCCGTGGAATGAGGTCAAGGGCTTCGAAGTGACCCGCCTGGGCAACCGCCATCGCGCCGAAGGCTGCATCGCGCAGAAGGACCCGCGCGGCAACGAGGTGTACTGGATCGGCCCGGCCGGCCGCGAGCAGGATTCCGGCCCCGGCACCGATTTCCATGCGGTGCGCACCGGCCATATCTCGATCACCCCGATCCAGGTCGACCTGACCCGCTACCAGGCACTGGAGAAGGTGGCCAGCTGGGTCGGCGGCCTCAGCGCCGCGCTGGACCAGCCGGCATGA
- the ftsB gene encoding cell division protein FtsB — MRDWRWLLLLLALLLAWLQYRFWFGPGNSGEVMMLEAQVANQERDNEGLQQRNDALAAEVKDLKEGQAAIEERARSELGMIKPGEKFYRVVEDAPVRPAQAAPVAAQVGDHPADVP; from the coding sequence ATGCGCGACTGGCGCTGGCTGCTGTTGCTGCTGGCCCTGCTGCTGGCATGGCTGCAGTACCGTTTCTGGTTCGGCCCGGGCAATTCGGGTGAAGTGATGATGCTCGAAGCCCAGGTCGCCAACCAGGAACGGGACAATGAAGGTCTGCAGCAGCGCAACGATGCGCTGGCTGCTGAAGTGAAGGACCTCAAGGAAGGCCAGGCCGCCATCGAAGAACGCGCGCGCAGCGAGCTGGGCATGATCAAGCCCGGCGAGAAGTTCTACCGCGTGGTGGAGGATGCGCCGGTTCGTCCGGCGCAGGCTGCACCGGTCGCGGCGCAGGTCGGCGACCACCCGGCGGACGTGCCGTGA
- a CDS encoding protein-L-isoaspartate(D-aspartate) O-methyltransferase — protein sequence MSPRLRLQPEAVGIGMTSQRVRDRLVDRLREAGIVDESTLNAIRVVPRHLFIDEALASRAYEDTALPIGHGQTISQPWVVARMTEAVLQVAPKKVLEVGTGSGYQAAVLGAVGLEVYTVERIGDLLRQARKRFRALGMNIRTKHDDGRVGWAEHGPFDAVVVTAAAPALVDALVEQLAVGGRLVAPVGGPGGQSLVQLDRREDGSIEQRVLAPVTFVPLLSGMLD from the coding sequence ATGAGCCCGCGCCTGCGCCTGCAACCGGAAGCGGTCGGCATCGGCATGACTTCGCAGCGCGTGCGCGACCGCCTGGTCGACCGCCTGCGCGAAGCCGGCATCGTCGACGAGTCCACGCTGAACGCGATCCGGGTGGTGCCGCGCCATCTGTTCATCGACGAGGCGCTGGCCTCGCGCGCCTACGAAGACACCGCGCTGCCGATCGGCCATGGCCAGACCATCTCGCAGCCGTGGGTGGTGGCGCGGATGACCGAAGCGGTGCTGCAGGTCGCGCCGAAGAAGGTGCTGGAAGTGGGCACCGGTTCGGGCTACCAGGCCGCCGTGCTCGGCGCCGTGGGCCTGGAGGTCTACACCGTCGAGCGCATCGGCGATCTGCTGCGCCAGGCGCGCAAGCGCTTCCGCGCGCTGGGCATGAACATCCGCACCAAGCATGACGACGGCCGGGTCGGCTGGGCCGAACACGGTCCCTTCGATGCGGTGGTGGTCACTGCCGCGGCACCGGCCCTGGTCGATGCCCTGGTCGAGCAGCTGGCGGTCGGTGGGCGCCTGGTGGCGCCGGTCGGTGGGCCGGGCGGGCAGTCGCTGGTGCAGCTGGACCGCAGGGAAGACGGCAGCATCGAACAACGCGTGCTGGCACCGGTCACGTTCGTGCCGCTGCTGTCTGGCATGCTCGATTGA
- the yhbY gene encoding ribosome assembly RNA-binding protein YhbY produces MSIALTASQTRFLRGHAHDLKALLQTGGKGITPAFIAELNEVLERHELVKVKVAAEDRDARDAMIAEIVEATEAALVQRIGHVAVLYRPSKEQRQIVLPRG; encoded by the coding sequence ATGTCCATCGCACTGACCGCCTCCCAGACCCGTTTCCTGCGCGGCCACGCCCACGACCTCAAGGCCCTGCTGCAGACCGGCGGCAAGGGCATCACGCCGGCCTTCATCGCCGAGCTGAACGAAGTCCTGGAGCGCCACGAACTGGTCAAGGTGAAGGTTGCCGCCGAGGACCGCGACGCCCGTGACGCGATGATCGCCGAGATCGTCGAAGCCACCGAGGCGGCGCTGGTGCAGCGCATCGGCCACGTTGCCGTGCTGTACCGCCCGAGCAAGGAACAGCGCCAGATCGTGCTGCCGCGCGGCTGA
- the rlmE gene encoding 23S rRNA (uridine(2552)-2'-O)-methyltransferase RlmE has product MATRSKSSQRWLKEHFSDPFVKKAQAEGMRSRAAYKLEELLERDRLLKPHMVVVDLGAAPGGWSQQVRRQIGDTGRVLALDILDMPPLAGVEFLHGDFREETVLSQFEAMLGDQPVDLVLSDMAPNKSGVGAVDQPRMMHLAELALDFADNHLKTGGAFLIKLFQGEGFDDYVREMRRRYDKVSIRKPEASRKRSPEVYALGQGKRAHMK; this is encoded by the coding sequence ATGGCCACCCGTAGCAAAAGCAGCCAGCGCTGGCTCAAGGAACACTTCTCCGACCCCTTCGTGAAGAAGGCGCAGGCCGAAGGCATGCGCTCGCGCGCGGCCTACAAGCTCGAGGAGCTCCTCGAACGTGACCGCCTGCTGAAGCCGCACATGGTGGTCGTCGACCTCGGCGCGGCCCCGGGCGGCTGGTCTCAGCAGGTCCGTAGACAGATTGGCGACACCGGCCGCGTGCTCGCGCTGGACATCCTGGACATGCCGCCGCTGGCCGGCGTGGAGTTCCTTCACGGTGACTTCAGGGAAGAAACCGTCCTATCGCAGTTTGAAGCCATGCTCGGGGATCAGCCGGTAGACCTTGTGCTGTCGGACATGGCCCCCAATAAGAGTGGGGTGGGTGCGGTCGACCAGCCGCGGATGATGCACCTGGCCGAGCTTGCGCTGGACTTCGCCGACAACCACCTCAAGACCGGTGGGGCGTTCCTGATCAAGCTGTTCCAGGGTGAAGGCTTTGACGACTACGTGCGCGAGATGCGCCGCCGGTACGACAAGGTCTCCATCCGCAAGCCGGAAGCATCGCGCAAGCGCTCGCCCGAGGTGTATGCCTTGGGACAGGGAAAACGCGCCCACATGAAGTAA
- the truD gene encoding tRNA pseudouridine(13) synthase TruD, which translates to MIPLPLAFGAPLLNARIRTTPEDFQVDELPAFEATGEGEHLLLHIRKRGANTVHVAKVLAKWAGLPEMGVSYAGMKDRNAVTTQRFSVHLPKRIAPDLATLASDEIEVLEATWHNRKLQRGALAGNRFKLVLRDVQGDAAAIDERLQQIATRGLPNWFGEQRFGRDGGNVPAALAMFGGRRMRQDQRSLLLSAARSALFNRVLAARVEQGSWDQPLDGEVWMLDGSRSVFGPEPYTDVLAERLARFDIHPSAPLWGEGELRSTDTARALELAALDDEESQALRTGLEGARLKQERRALRLRPALLQHQWLAADVLELSFALPPGCYATAVLHELGPVEDASQA; encoded by the coding sequence ATGATTCCGTTGCCGCTGGCCTTTGGCGCGCCGCTGCTGAACGCGCGCATCCGCACCACGCCGGAGGATTTCCAGGTCGACGAACTGCCGGCCTTCGAAGCCACCGGTGAGGGCGAGCACCTGCTGCTGCACATCCGCAAGCGCGGCGCCAACACGGTGCACGTGGCCAAGGTGCTGGCGAAGTGGGCCGGCCTGCCGGAAATGGGCGTCAGCTACGCCGGCATGAAGGACCGCAACGCGGTCACCACCCAGCGTTTCAGCGTGCACCTGCCCAAGCGCATCGCCCCGGACCTGGCCACGCTGGCCAGCGACGAGATCGAAGTGCTCGAGGCGACCTGGCACAACCGCAAACTGCAGCGCGGTGCGCTGGCCGGCAACCGTTTCAAGCTGGTGCTGCGCGACGTGCAGGGCGATGCCGCGGCCATCGATGAGCGCCTGCAGCAGATCGCCACGCGCGGCCTGCCGAACTGGTTCGGCGAACAGCGTTTCGGTCGCGACGGTGGCAACGTGCCGGCCGCGCTGGCGATGTTCGGTGGCCGGCGCATGCGCCAGGACCAGCGTTCGCTGCTGCTGTCGGCTGCCCGCTCGGCGCTGTTCAATCGCGTGCTGGCCGCGCGCGTGGAGCAGGGCAGCTGGGACCAGCCGCTGGACGGCGAGGTGTGGATGCTCGACGGCAGCCGCAGCGTGTTCGGCCCAGAGCCGTACACCGATGTGCTGGCCGAACGCCTGGCCCGCTTCGACATCCACCCCAGCGCGCCGCTGTGGGGCGAGGGCGAGCTGCGCAGCACCGACACCGCCCGCGCGCTGGAACTGGCCGCGCTGGACGATGAGGAATCGCAGGCCCTGCGTACCGGCCTGGAGGGCGCGCGCCTCAAACAGGAGCGCCGCGCGCTGCGCCTGCGTCCGGCCCTGCTGCAGCACCAGTGGTTGGCGGCTGACGTGCTGGAGCTGTCGTTCGCCCTGCCGCCGGGCTGCTACGCCACGGCCGTGCTGCACGAGCTCGGCCCCGTCGAAGACGCCTCGCAGGCCTGA
- the kdsA gene encoding 3-deoxy-8-phosphooctulonate synthase: MKLCGFEVGLDQPLFLIAGPCVIESMQLQLDTAGKLKEITDRLGVNFIFKSSFDKANRTSGTAFRGPGMEEGLKVLAEVKKQIGVPVLTDVHEYTPMDEVASVVDVLQTPAFLVRQTDFIRKVCAAGKPVNIKKGQFLAPWDMKPVVEKAKSTGNEQIMVCERGASFGYNNLVSDMRSLAVMRDTGCPVVFDATHSVQLPGGQGTSSGGQREHVPVLARAAVAVGISGLFAETHPDPSKALSDGPNAWPLDQMEALLETLMELDAVTKKHGFSRFA, translated from the coding sequence ATGAAACTGTGTGGATTCGAGGTCGGGCTGGACCAGCCCCTGTTCCTGATCGCCGGCCCCTGCGTGATCGAGTCGATGCAGTTGCAGCTCGATACCGCCGGCAAGCTGAAGGAGATCACCGATCGCCTCGGCGTCAACTTCATCTTCAAGTCGAGCTTCGACAAGGCCAACCGTACTTCGGGCACCGCCTTCCGCGGCCCGGGCATGGAAGAGGGCCTGAAGGTGCTGGCCGAAGTGAAGAAGCAGATCGGCGTGCCGGTGCTGACCGACGTGCACGAATACACCCCGATGGACGAAGTGGCCTCGGTGGTGGACGTGCTGCAGACCCCGGCGTTCCTGGTCCGCCAGACCGATTTCATCCGCAAGGTGTGCGCGGCCGGCAAGCCGGTCAACATCAAGAAGGGCCAGTTCCTGGCACCGTGGGACATGAAGCCGGTCGTCGAGAAGGCCAAGTCCACCGGCAACGAGCAGATCATGGTCTGCGAGCGTGGCGCCAGCTTCGGCTACAACAACCTGGTCAGCGACATGCGTTCGCTGGCGGTGATGCGTGATACCGGCTGCCCGGTGGTGTTCGATGCCACCCATTCGGTGCAGCTGCCGGGCGGGCAGGGCACCAGTTCCGGTGGCCAGCGCGAACACGTGCCGGTGCTGGCACGCGCGGCGGTGGCAGTGGGCATCTCCGGCCTGTTTGCCGAGACCCATCCGGATCCTTCCAAGGCACTGTCCGATGGCCCGAACGCGTGGCCGCTGGACCAGATGGAAGCCCTGCTCGAGACCCTGATGGAGCTCGACGCGGTGACCAAGAAGCACGGTTTCTCGCGCTTTGCGTGA